A part of Lampris incognitus isolate fLamInc1 chromosome 21, fLamInc1.hap2, whole genome shotgun sequence genomic DNA contains:
- the mettl21a gene encoding protein N-lysine methyltransferase METTL21A has product MSLVPYVENSIPALSKLHNSSAQFRFANHSLRVAQDWRQLGVAAVVWDAAVVMCMYLELGQVELKGKVAIELGAGTGLVGIVAALLGARVTITDRAPALDFLQANVKANVPADRQASVVVAELTWGERLERFPAGGFDLVLGADIVYLEDTFPALLETLEHLCSGGTAVLLACKIRYRRDSDFLDMLRQRFRVEEVYYESQRDIHIYKAVKTTPCRDL; this is encoded by the exons ATGTCTCTTGTTCCGTATGTGGAGAATTCCATACCTGCGCTTTCCAAACTTCATAATTCATCAGCTCAGTTCCGTTTCGCGAACCACAGTCTGAGAGTTGCGCAGGACtggaggcagctcggggtggcTGCAGTGGTGTGGGACGCA GCGGTGGTCATGTGCATGTACCTGGAGCTGGGACAGGTGGAGTTAAAGGGAAAGGTGGCCATAGAGCTGGGAGCTGGCACTGGACTGGTGGGGATTGTGGCAGCCCTACTGG GTGCCAGGGTGACCATCACGGACCGCGCACCTGCCCTGGACTTTCTCCAGGCCAACGTGAAGGCCAACGTGCCAGCAGACCGCCAGGCATCGGTGGTGGTTGCTGAGCTGACGTGGGGCGAGCGGCTGGAGCGGTTCCCCGCGGGCGGCTTTGACCTGGTGCTGGGAGCCGACATCGTGTACCTGGAGGACACCTTCCCGGCGCTGCTGGAGACTTTAGAGCACCTGTGCTCCGGCGGAACCGCGGTGCTGCTCGCCTGCAAGATCCGCTACCGACGAGACAGCGACTTCCTGGACATGCTGAGACAGCGCTTCAGAGTTGAGGAGGTCTACTATGAAAGTCAAAGAGACATCCACATCTACAAAGCTGTAAAAACGACGCCTTGCAGAGACCTCTAA